Proteins from one Mycobacterium adipatum genomic window:
- a CDS encoding nuclear transport factor 2 family protein has product MSTSEIATVLAWHDALNAADYDTLLALCSEDIEVGDSEGALQGHQALLDWVQNSGGGVVEVGRLYVHDGVVVAEQTATGADGRPDASAFRVVHDHVTSVFRHETLEAALAATGLSERDLDT; this is encoded by the coding sequence ATGAGCACCTCGGAGATCGCCACCGTCCTCGCCTGGCACGACGCACTGAACGCCGCCGATTACGACACCCTGCTCGCCCTGTGCAGTGAAGACATCGAGGTCGGCGATTCCGAGGGCGCGCTGCAGGGACACCAGGCCCTGCTCGACTGGGTGCAGAACTCCGGCGGTGGCGTGGTGGAGGTCGGCAGGCTCTATGTGCACGACGGCGTCGTCGTCGCCGAACAGACCGCCACCGGTGCCGACGGACGACCCGATGCCTCGGCGTTCCGGGTGGTGCACGACCACGTCACCTCCGTGTTCCGGCACGAGACCCTGGAGGCTGCGCTGGCCGCGACCGGCCTGTCCGAACGGGACCTCGACACCTAG
- a CDS encoding maleylpyruvate isomerase family mycothiol-dependent enzyme: MDFRAALLEQTRSFGELIRDADPSTPVPTCPEWTLKQLFRHVGRGNRWCTQIIAERRTEPLDPREVREGKPPEDLDAAIDWLNDGAQALIDTVERIGPHTKVWTFVGPHIPGWWIRRRVHEQIVHRADAAMALGREFTLPADLAADGVSEWIDLATARYTPIARGQTLHLHATDEGLGPTGEWTIVHDEDGLSWSHAHGKGDAAVRGRAVDLLLAITRRRTAAQAGLEILGDAAVWDGWLAGTPF; the protein is encoded by the coding sequence GTGGATTTCCGAGCCGCCCTGCTCGAGCAGACCAGAAGCTTCGGCGAGCTGATTCGCGACGCCGATCCCTCGACCCCGGTCCCGACCTGCCCCGAGTGGACGCTCAAACAGCTGTTCCGCCATGTCGGGCGCGGAAACCGTTGGTGCACACAGATCATCGCCGAACGCCGTACCGAGCCGCTGGACCCGCGCGAGGTCCGCGAGGGTAAACCGCCCGAGGATCTCGACGCCGCGATCGACTGGCTCAATGACGGCGCGCAGGCCCTCATCGACACCGTGGAACGCATCGGCCCGCACACCAAGGTGTGGACCTTCGTGGGCCCGCACATTCCGGGCTGGTGGATCCGGCGCCGCGTGCACGAGCAGATCGTGCACCGGGCGGACGCCGCCATGGCCTTGGGCAGGGAATTCACCCTGCCCGCCGACCTGGCCGCCGATGGTGTCAGCGAGTGGATCGACCTCGCCACCGCCCGGTACACACCCATCGCACGCGGGCAGACGCTGCACCTGCACGCCACCGACGAGGGGCTGGGTCCGACCGGCGAGTGGACCATCGTGCACGACGAGGACGGGCTGTCCTGGTCGCACGCCCACGGCAAGGGAGACGCGGCCGTGCGCGGCCGGGCGGTCGATCTGCTGCTGGCCATCACCCGCCGCCGCACCGCCGCGCAAGCCGGTCTGGAAATCCTCGGCGACGCCGCGGTGTGGGACGGCTGGCTGGCCGGCACGCCCTTTTGA
- a CDS encoding cytochrome P450 produces MTQGPIKQRIHWLAMHGVIRGVSKRFARRGDPQGRLIADLSVRANPVPFTEELRARGPIVKARVVYMSVDHKICSDVLRSEDFRVLALGSNLPAPLQWVIDRTKPDVLHPLQPPSMLSVEAPEHTRYRKLVSSVFTTRAVAALRDRVQDTANRLLDDLIGEHGTVDIVERYCGQLPVTVIGDILGVPAQDRGRVLQFGEHGAASLDIGLTWAQYKVVSEAVQGFNDWLSAHLEELRRNPGDDLMSQIIRASEASEEGPLTHRELVATAGLVLAAGFETTVNLLGSGIRLLLEHPEHLQTLADRPELWPTAVEEILRLESPVQLSARIAVKDLELGGRHIPAGSGVLVYIAGANRDPNVFVDPHRFDIERENAGRHLSFSSGRHFCLGAALARAEGEVGLRTFFERFPEARLAGDGTRRETRVLRGWSSLPIALGDSRTALRS; encoded by the coding sequence ATGACGCAGGGCCCGATCAAGCAGCGCATCCACTGGCTGGCCATGCACGGCGTCATCCGTGGCGTCTCCAAACGCTTCGCCCGCCGCGGGGATCCGCAGGGGCGGTTGATCGCCGACCTCTCGGTGCGGGCCAACCCCGTGCCGTTCACCGAGGAACTGCGGGCCCGAGGCCCGATCGTCAAGGCGCGCGTCGTGTACATGAGCGTCGACCACAAGATCTGCAGCGATGTGCTGCGCTCCGAGGACTTCCGCGTCCTCGCGCTGGGATCGAACCTGCCCGCCCCGCTGCAATGGGTGATCGACCGCACCAAACCAGATGTGCTGCACCCGTTGCAGCCGCCCTCGATGCTGTCGGTGGAGGCGCCGGAGCACACCCGCTACCGCAAGCTGGTGTCCTCGGTGTTCACCACCCGCGCCGTCGCCGCGCTGCGGGACAGAGTGCAGGACACCGCCAACCGGCTCCTCGATGACCTCATCGGCGAACACGGCACCGTCGATATCGTCGAACGCTACTGCGGCCAACTGCCGGTCACCGTCATCGGAGACATCCTGGGCGTGCCCGCGCAGGATCGGGGGCGCGTCCTGCAATTCGGCGAGCACGGAGCCGCGAGCCTGGACATCGGCCTGACCTGGGCGCAGTACAAGGTGGTCAGCGAGGCCGTCCAGGGCTTCAACGACTGGCTCTCGGCACACCTGGAGGAACTGCGCCGCAACCCCGGTGACGACCTGATGAGCCAGATCATCCGCGCCTCGGAGGCCTCCGAGGAGGGGCCGCTGACCCACCGGGAGCTGGTGGCCACCGCCGGGCTGGTGCTGGCCGCCGGCTTCGAGACCACCGTCAACCTGTTGGGCAGCGGTATTCGGCTGCTGCTGGAGCACCCGGAGCACCTGCAGACCCTCGCCGACCGTCCCGAGCTGTGGCCGACCGCCGTCGAGGAGATTCTGCGGCTGGAATCCCCGGTACAGCTCAGCGCCCGCATCGCGGTCAAGGACCTCGAGCTGGGTGGCCGGCACATACCCGCCGGCTCCGGGGTGCTCGTCTACATCGCCGGGGCCAACCGGGACCCGAACGTGTTCGTCGACCCGCACCGCTTCGACATCGAACGCGAGAACGCCGGCAGGCACCTGTCGTTCTCCAGTGGGCGGCACTTCTGCCTGGGGGCGGCGCTGGCCAGGGCCGAGGGTGAGGTCGGGCTGCGGACGTTCTTCGAGCGCTTCCCCGAAGCCCGGTTGGCCGGGGACGGCACCCGCCGCGAAACCCGGGTGCTGCGCGGATGGTCCAGCCTGCCAATCGCCCTCGGTGACTCCCGCACCGCGCTACGGTCGTAG
- a CDS encoding TetR/AcrR family transcriptional regulator, whose protein sequence is MARTRIPAAQRRARILDAAVEAFAEHGFAEAKMQDIAKLAGVVPSVLYDHFGSKRELHIAVLELHAEQLRERSLRRVEGATAEELVRASISNYFEFVEADPFMWRFLHRDPPADPQTAAVVQEIADRGTAAIADLIRFGAGDTKSVRGITLDDSAWILARATQSACHGVATWWYENRSVPRERVVELVSMLLWQGFDGMLKQASR, encoded by the coding sequence GTGGCAAGGACCAGGATCCCGGCGGCGCAGCGGCGCGCACGCATTCTCGACGCGGCCGTCGAAGCCTTCGCCGAGCACGGGTTCGCCGAGGCCAAGATGCAGGACATCGCCAAGCTCGCGGGCGTGGTGCCCTCGGTGCTCTATGACCACTTCGGATCCAAACGCGAGTTGCACATCGCCGTTCTGGAGCTGCACGCCGAGCAGTTGCGGGAACGTTCCCTGCGCCGGGTCGAGGGCGCCACCGCCGAGGAACTGGTGCGCGCCAGCATCTCGAATTACTTCGAGTTCGTCGAGGCCGACCCGTTCATGTGGCGGTTCCTGCACCGCGATCCCCCCGCCGACCCGCAGACCGCCGCGGTGGTCCAGGAGATCGCCGACCGCGGCACCGCGGCGATCGCCGATCTGATCCGGTTCGGCGCCGGGGACACCAAGTCGGTGCGGGGTATCACCCTCGACGATTCGGCGTGGATCCTGGCGCGCGCCACCCAGTCGGCCTGCCACGGGGTAGCGACGTGGTGGTACGAGAACCGCTCGGTGCCCCGTGAACGGGTGGTGGAACTGGTGTCGATGCTGTTGTGGCAGGGCTTCGACGGAATGCTCAAGCAGGCATCGCGTTAG
- a CDS encoding DUF7159 family protein, with protein MDIVLGVSMTPTAVRMVLVEGEKGDGATVDHDVFEVAGSDDSATLSVADQVVQAVLGTQESAQAGGHHLKAIGVTWTDHTDASALREALAAHGINDVMLVSELHAAGALAQAAGRAVGYNSTALLFLNRDTATLSVVRAEDGSVVKVLSRSLHSTDAMAVLGEMAAAVAGQDTAPEGMFVVGSGVDVASVKEHLAALVDIPVSAPEESGLALARGAALASASAPAFEASTVGLAYSLDPDGPTAGSVLAAAADTQLAASSVPNYAEVPDDLTGLDVEPPAEQGPKPFLLVGSMASIFVIGVVALAISLAVSIRPTADERPAPARAAVAPSAQAPAPAPVPEALPVQPAPPPPPAAAETIKAPIPVVQQAPQQAPRQVYVERAPAPQAPAPAPAPVAPPPAPAPVAPPVVPPVWTPPVVLPPPVIVLPRPQWPVWRPPWEQKPRQTQQPDYPDYPDYDDDYPGYPPQQPQQPQPQQPKPQQPQQPQWPWPTGGSGGNGSGSGNSEGSRGDSGSRGDYGRGDYDRGESGGGQGGQGGGQGGNCFLIFCN; from the coding sequence GTGGACATCGTACTGGGTGTGTCGATGACCCCTACCGCAGTACGTATGGTGCTGGTAGAGGGTGAGAAGGGCGATGGCGCCACCGTTGACCATGATGTCTTCGAGGTGGCGGGATCGGATGATTCAGCAACGCTGAGCGTGGCCGATCAGGTCGTCCAGGCGGTACTCGGAACTCAGGAGAGTGCGCAGGCCGGCGGTCACCACCTCAAAGCCATCGGTGTCACCTGGACCGACCACACCGACGCGTCCGCACTACGTGAGGCGCTCGCCGCGCACGGCATCAACGACGTGATGCTGGTATCCGAACTGCACGCCGCCGGCGCGCTGGCCCAGGCGGCCGGGCGCGCTGTCGGCTACAACTCCACCGCCCTGCTATTCCTCAACCGGGATACCGCCACCCTCTCGGTGGTGCGTGCCGAAGACGGCTCGGTGGTCAAGGTGCTCAGCCGCAGCCTGCACAGCACCGACGCGATGGCCGTCCTCGGCGAGATGGCCGCCGCGGTCGCCGGCCAGGACACCGCCCCGGAGGGCATGTTCGTCGTCGGCTCCGGCGTCGATGTGGCGTCGGTCAAGGAACACCTGGCCGCGCTCGTCGACATCCCGGTCAGCGCCCCGGAGGAATCCGGACTCGCGCTGGCGCGGGGAGCGGCACTGGCCTCGGCCAGCGCCCCGGCGTTCGAAGCGTCCACCGTCGGGCTGGCCTACTCGCTGGACCCCGACGGCCCCACGGCGGGTTCGGTGCTCGCCGCGGCCGCCGATACCCAGTTGGCGGCCTCATCGGTCCCGAACTACGCCGAGGTCCCCGACGATCTCACCGGCCTGGACGTCGAACCGCCCGCCGAGCAGGGGCCGAAGCCGTTTTTGCTGGTGGGAAGCATGGCCTCGATCTTCGTGATCGGTGTCGTCGCCCTGGCGATCTCGCTGGCCGTCAGTATCCGGCCGACCGCCGACGAGCGGCCCGCGCCGGCGCGCGCCGCCGTCGCACCGAGCGCGCAGGCCCCCGCCCCCGCCCCGGTGCCCGAAGCGCTGCCCGTGCAGCCGGCCCCACCGCCGCCTCCCGCGGCGGCCGAGACCATCAAAGCGCCCATCCCAGTGGTGCAGCAGGCGCCACAACAGGCGCCACGCCAGGTGTATGTCGAGCGCGCTCCCGCACCGCAGGCTCCCGCCCCCGCCCCGGCCCCGGTGGCTCCGCCGCCGGCCCCGGCTCCGGTCGCACCGCCCGTCGTGCCCCCGGTGTGGACCCCGCCGGTGGTGCTGCCGCCCCCGGTGATCGTGCTGCCGCGCCCGCAGTGGCCGGTCTGGCGCCCGCCGTGGGAGCAGAAGCCACGCCAGACCCAGCAGCCCGACTATCCCGACTACCCGGACTATGACGACGACTACCCGGGTTACCCGCCGCAACAACCCCAACAGCCGCAGCCGCAGCAACCCAAACCGCAGCAGCCGCAGCAACCGCAGTGGCCGTGGCCGACCGGTGGTAGCGGTGGAAACGGTTCGGGCTCAGGCAATTCCGAGGGTTCTCGTGGTGACTCCGGCTCGCGTGGTGACTACGGCCGCGGTGACTACGACCGCGGCGAGTCCGGGGGTGGCCAAGGGGGCCAGGGTGGCGGCCAGGGCGGCAACTGCTTCCTGATCTTCTGCAACTGA
- the dcd gene encoding dCTP deaminase, whose amino-acid sequence MLLSDRDIRAEIAAGRLALDPHDDSLIQPSSIDVRLDSLFRVFNNTRYTHIDPALRQDDLTTLVEPKEGEPFVLHPGEFVLGSTLERCALPDDLAGRLEGKSSLGRLGLLTHSTAGFIDPGFSGHITLELSNVANLPITLWPGMKIGQLCLLRLTSPAEHPYGSSKAGSKYQGQRGPTPSKSYLNFVKP is encoded by the coding sequence GTGCTGCTCTCCGATCGCGATATCCGCGCCGAGATCGCCGCGGGCCGGCTGGCGCTGGACCCGCACGATGACTCCCTCATCCAACCGTCGAGCATCGACGTGCGTCTGGACAGCCTGTTTCGGGTGTTCAACAACACCCGCTACACCCACATCGACCCGGCGCTGCGCCAGGACGACCTAACCACCCTGGTCGAGCCCAAGGAGGGAGAGCCGTTCGTGCTGCACCCTGGCGAGTTCGTGCTCGGCTCGACGCTGGAACGCTGCGCACTGCCCGACGATCTGGCCGGCCGGCTGGAGGGCAAGTCCTCGCTGGGGCGGCTCGGGCTGCTGACGCACTCGACGGCCGGGTTCATCGACCCGGGATTCTCCGGGCACATCACCCTGGAGCTGTCCAACGTGGCGAACCTGCCCATCACGCTGTGGCCGGGTATGAAGATCGGGCAGCTGTGTCTGCTCCGATTGACCAGTCCCGCCGAGCATCCGTACGGCAGCAGCAAGGCTGGTTCCAAGTACCAGGGGCAACGCGGACCGACCCCGTCGAAGTCGTATCTGAACTTCGTCAAACCGTGA
- a CDS encoding cupin domain-containing protein codes for MKRLAFLALVGALISAPAAHATPAEGDVERTELATGTSAEPVLIETTGPTTLYVQELLLHPPSSSGWHTHPGVEHTVITGGTVTLQTADQCAPTPYLAGQAIVIPAGTPHVVRNDSPHDANAVVTYTLPADAPVRADAPPACP; via the coding sequence ATGAAACGTCTCGCATTCCTGGCACTCGTCGGCGCGCTCATCAGCGCCCCGGCCGCGCACGCCACACCCGCCGAGGGCGACGTCGAACGTACCGAGCTGGCCACCGGCACCTCCGCGGAGCCGGTACTGATCGAGACCACCGGCCCGACCACCCTCTACGTCCAGGAGCTGCTGCTGCACCCGCCGTCGAGCAGCGGTTGGCACACCCACCCGGGCGTCGAGCACACGGTCATCACCGGCGGCACCGTGACGCTGCAGACCGCCGATCAGTGCGCGCCGACGCCGTATCTGGCCGGGCAGGCCATCGTCATTCCGGCGGGTACACCGCACGTCGTGCGCAACGACAGCCCGCATGACGCCAACGCCGTGGTCACCTACACGTTGCCCGCCGATGCCCCGGTGCGTGCCGACGCGCCACCGGCATGTCCATGA
- a CDS encoding plasmid pRiA4b ORF-3 family protein: MSGGGVDLSMLQQLMADAGRDLFAGVFDEPTPEVGAVPERVRGFRVRVDLMYAKPPIWRRLVLPGDLVLDELHDVLQVAMGWQDGHLHKFGVGADRRTRAYFVTRFDLSEGDDGLVEDGVRLDQVVSGKGDRLFYDYDFGDGWEHVLVVEDVLDDPPSAPVCLAGKMACPPEDCGGLGGYEELAAWVRGGYDPRATPMGLGAQEMRDWLPRGWHPDRFSVTETNDALAASNMR; this comes from the coding sequence GTGTCCGGGGGTGGTGTGGACCTGTCGATGCTGCAACAGCTGATGGCCGATGCTGGCCGGGATTTGTTCGCGGGAGTGTTCGATGAACCGACACCCGAGGTGGGAGCTGTGCCGGAGCGTGTGCGGGGTTTCCGGGTGCGGGTCGACCTGATGTACGCCAAGCCGCCGATCTGGCGTCGTCTGGTCCTGCCGGGTGACCTCGTGCTCGATGAGCTGCATGACGTGCTGCAGGTTGCGATGGGCTGGCAGGACGGTCATCTGCATAAGTTCGGTGTCGGGGCGGACCGGCGTACCCGTGCCTACTTCGTCACCAGATTTGATCTCAGCGAAGGCGACGACGGTCTCGTCGAGGACGGTGTGCGCCTGGATCAGGTGGTCTCCGGTAAGGGCGACCGGTTGTTCTATGACTACGACTTCGGCGACGGATGGGAGCACGTGCTGGTGGTCGAAGACGTTCTCGATGATCCACCTTCGGCTCCGGTGTGCCTGGCGGGCAAGATGGCCTGCCCGCCGGAGGATTGTGGTGGCTTGGGCGGCTATGAGGAATTGGCTGCGTGGGTTCGTGGCGGGTACGACCCGCGGGCAACACCGATGGGGCTGGGTGCGCAGGAGATGCGCGACTGGCTGCCCCGAGGCTGGCACCCCGATCGTTTCTCGGTGACCGAGACCAATGACGCTCTGGCCGCGTCGAATATGCGTTGA